The Vitis riparia cultivar Riparia Gloire de Montpellier isolate 1030 chromosome 3, EGFV_Vit.rip_1.0, whole genome shotgun sequence genome includes a region encoding these proteins:
- the LOC117910992 gene encoding uncharacterized protein LOC117910992: MAEMTSLPMALQTSDEEVVVLEQLPLQSMVVAPSNRSGRRRRVRRLAPNLLSPFIAQPQTRQSAIKMDLKAVAAIVFDGALDPSEELLHDTTLSRGNLASFQGDSWIGNHVVDAYCRLLQFDDASRTKLYLSPYIAEMVMRSNGKHLTREGVIGRYERYLYPIDVSYQNVNEVYLPVLHKNHWSLYVYDIHNKRIQLLDSRPGRRRSSMSGIQQNLAKVVLWLVAYKKQMVDVDLKMFRFVMPDVPSQPNDNDCGVFVMKFMENWSNGGLSKSIDVGKINKYRLKILGRLLLSSHNAHRHRFLVE, encoded by the exons ATGGCGGAGATGACATCGCTTCCCATGGCACTGCAGACGT CCGATGAAGAGGTAGTCGTCCTTGAACAGTTGCCTTTGCAATCTATGGTTGTGGCTCCATCTAATAGGAGTGGCAGGCGACGAAGAGTGCGTCGGTTGGCTCCCAATCTATTGTCGCCATTCATAGCGCAACCACAAACACGCCAGTCTGCCATCAAGATGGACCTTAAAGCAGTGGCTGCAATTGTTTTTGATGGCGCCTTAGACCCGAG CGAGGAACTTTTGCATGACACAACTTTAAGCAGAGGCAACCTCGCCTCTTTCCAAGGAGACAGCTGGATTGGCAATCAT GTGGTGGATGCGTATTGTAGATTGCTGCAATTCGATGATGCATCAAGGACCAAACTCTATCTATCGCCCTACATAGCG GAAATGGTAATGCGTTCCAATGGCAAACATTTGACGCGAGAAGGAGTAATTGGCCGTTATGAGCGATATTTGTATCCCATCGATGTTTCCTATCAGAATGTTAATGAG GTGTACTTACCGGTCCTTCACAAAAACCATTGGTCGTTGTATGTTTATGACATCCATAACAAACGAATCCAGCTCTTGGATTCTCGACCTGGAAGGAGAAGGAGTAGTATGAGTGGGATACAACAAAATTTG GCCAAGGTTGTTCTATGGCTTGTTGCCTACAAGAAACAAATGGTTGATGTAGACTTGAAGATGTTCCGTTTTGTCATGCCAGACGTACCAAGTCAACCAAATGA CAATGACTGCGGAGTATTTGTGATGAAATTCATGGAGAACTGGTCAAATGGAGGCCTCTCCAAATCCATCGATGTG GGCAAGATTAACAAGTATAGATTGAAGATATTAGGGAGATTGTTGCTTTCTTCACATAATGCCCATCGACATCGCTTTCTCGTGGAGTGA